The following DNA comes from Sporomusaceae bacterium.
CGCGACGCCGGCGCTTTCGCGGGCGAAGGCCGGCGGGTACATACCATCGACGCCACGGGAATCGCGCTGGCCGTACTGGGGCAGCCGGTGACGAGCACGCCGATGTTCGGGGCGTTTGTGGGCGCGACCGGGCTGGTGGCGCTGCCGGCGGCGCTGGCGGCGGTGGACGAGATGCTGCCTGCCGACAGCCGGGCGAAGAACCGCGAGGTTGTGGAGTGGGCGTATAACGAGCTCAGGAGGAAAATCCATGCCTAAACCGACTGTGAGCGCGTTTCAGTATCCGCGGACGGGGGAGGAGATGCCCCGCGGGCCGTATGCGAAGGCGGCGGTGCTTGTGGAGGCCAACGCCGGCTGGCGGGTGTTCCGCCCGGTGATTCAGACGGCTAAGTGCCGTAAGTGCCAGCAGTGCTGGCTGATCTGCCCCGACGGGGCGATCGACCGCACAGGCGATAATTATGCCGTCGATTACAACTTCTGCAAGGGCTGCGGCCTGTGCGCGGCCGAGTGCCCGGCAAAAGCGATCACGATGGTGAAGGAGGGCGTCAGGGGTGAGTAGCGAAACGCTCGCGGCGAAGCGCGC
Coding sequences within:
- a CDS encoding 4Fe-4S binding protein; translated protein: MPKPTVSAFQYPRTGEEMPRGPYAKAAVLVEANAGWRVFRPVIQTAKCRKCQQCWLICPDGAIDRTGDNYAVDYNFCKGCGLCAAECPAKAITMVKEGVRGE